Proteins from a genomic interval of Polaribacter sp. Q13:
- a CDS encoding S8 family peptidase, with translation MKVLKPIFYTAIAGLVFTSCKTISNIPVPQGSDVAIVAVAKKAPLTDAQKISWGHLDLIKDSIPGMSVDKAYDFLKGKKSVTVVVGVVDSGADLAHEDLKDVAWVNTKEVAGNGVDDDKNGYVDDINGWNFLGDAYKENLEADRILHNPSLESPEIVAEIKAAHEVKVGNAEKTKTRFEQMLIGVKGANESLAKHIGKEDYTAKDVAAITTEDPSLLQSIAIAKQMYGFGLSSLSQAQEEIKKELDKSIALLNNDYTNYRKGDNPEDINDSPGYGNGNTGVSIKSEAHATHVSGIIGASRNNGKGMNGVADNVKIMSVRSVPDGDEYDKDVALGLRYAVDNGAKVINTSFGKGYSPHKEWVYDAIKYAAKHDVLIINAAGNDGKNIDVERTYPNDSKDLVTEVSDNVLTIGAMSSNYNEKLPANFSNYGKKNVDVFAPGVQIYSTTPENEYKYFSGTSMAAPSAVGVAALVRSYYPKLTASQVKHILMNSGIKINLEVIKPGSQSRENPKGELVPFSDLSVSGRVVNAYNALQMADRMVNGKK, from the coding sequence ATGAAAGTTTTAAAACCTATTTTTTATACAGCAATTGCTGGTCTTGTTTTTACAAGTTGTAAAACAATTTCTAATATACCGGTTCCTCAGGGATCTGATGTAGCAATAGTGGCAGTAGCTAAGAAAGCGCCATTAACAGATGCACAGAAAATCAGTTGGGGGCATTTAGATTTAATAAAAGATTCTATTCCAGGTATGTCAGTAGACAAAGCCTACGATTTCTTAAAAGGTAAAAAGAGTGTAACCGTTGTAGTTGGGGTTGTAGACTCTGGTGCAGATTTAGCTCATGAAGATTTAAAAGATGTTGCTTGGGTAAACACAAAAGAAGTTGCAGGAAACGGAGTTGATGATGACAAGAATGGTTATGTAGATGATATTAATGGATGGAATTTTTTAGGAGATGCGTATAAAGAAAATTTAGAAGCAGATAGAATTTTACACAATCCCTCTTTAGAAAGTCCTGAAATTGTTGCAGAAATTAAAGCAGCACACGAAGTAAAAGTTGGAAACGCAGAAAAAACAAAAACTCGATTTGAGCAAATGTTAATCGGCGTAAAAGGAGCTAATGAAAGTTTGGCAAAGCATATTGGAAAAGAAGACTATACCGCTAAAGATGTAGCCGCAATAACCACAGAAGATCCTTCATTATTACAAAGTATTGCAATAGCAAAACAGATGTATGGTTTTGGATTGTCTTCTTTAAGTCAAGCACAAGAAGAAATTAAGAAAGAGTTAGATAAATCTATTGCGTTATTAAATAACGATTATACTAATTATAGAAAGGGAGACAACCCAGAAGATATTAATGATTCTCCGGGTTATGGAAATGGAAATACTGGCGTTTCTATTAAAAGTGAAGCACATGCTACGCATGTTTCTGGAATAATTGGAGCATCAAGAAATAATGGAAAAGGAATGAATGGAGTTGCAGATAATGTAAAAATTATGTCTGTACGTTCTGTGCCAGATGGAGATGAGTATGATAAAGATGTAGCTTTAGGTTTACGTTATGCAGTAGATAACGGAGCAAAAGTAATTAACACTAGTTTTGGTAAAGGCTATTCTCCTCATAAAGAATGGGTATACGATGCAATTAAATATGCAGCAAAACACGATGTATTAATTATAAATGCAGCAGGTAACGACGGTAAAAATATTGATGTAGAAAGAACCTACCCTAACGATTCTAAAGATTTAGTAACAGAGGTTTCTGATAACGTATTAACAATTGGAGCAATGAGTTCTAATTATAACGAAAAGTTACCAGCTAATTTTTCTAACTATGGTAAAAAGAATGTAGATGTTTTTGCACCAGGAGTTCAAATTTATTCTACAACTCCAGAAAACGAGTATAAATATTTTAGTGGTACATCTATGGCGGCACCATCAGCAGTAGGAGTAGCTGCTTTAGTACGTTCTTACTATCCTAAATTAACAGCAAGCCAGGTAAAACATATTTTAATGAATTCTGGAATTAAAATTAATTTAGAAGTAATTAAACCAGGATCTCAATCTAGAGAAAACCCTAAAGGAGAGTTAGTTCCTTTTTCAGATTTATCTGTTTCTGGTAGAGTTGTAAATGCTTACAATGCTTTACAAATGGCAGATAGAATGGTAAACGGAAAAAAATAA
- a CDS encoding MBL fold metallo-hydrolase has protein sequence MKIYPIETGNFKLDGGAMFGVVPKTIWQKTNPADSNNLIDMSMRSMLIEDGDRLILVDTGLGAKQSNKFYSYYYLFGDFSVDTSLAKHGFHRDDITDVFLTHLHFDHCGGAIEWNAQRTILQPAFKNAKFWSNDKHWKWATEPNPREKSSFFTENIIPIKESGQLNFIHSNAFDQIGFDVLFVDGHTEKQMLPKLTYQGKTIVFVADLLPTIGHIPLPYVMGYDTRPLLTLKEKAAFLNLAADKEYYLFLEHDAYNEVCTVQHTEKGVRLKNTHKFIDIFN, from the coding sequence ATGAAGATATATCCTATAGAAACTGGTAATTTTAAATTAGATGGAGGTGCAATGTTTGGTGTTGTGCCTAAAACTATTTGGCAAAAAACAAACCCTGCAGACAGTAATAACTTAATAGATATGAGCATGCGTAGTATGCTTATTGAAGATGGAGATCGTTTAATTTTGGTAGATACCGGATTAGGAGCCAAACAATCAAACAAATTTTATAGTTATTATTACCTTTTTGGAGATTTCTCTGTAGATACTTCTTTGGCTAAACATGGTTTTCATAGAGATGATATTACAGATGTTTTTTTAACGCATTTACATTTTGATCATTGTGGAGGTGCTATAGAATGGAATGCGCAGAGAACCATTTTACAACCCGCTTTTAAAAACGCCAAGTTTTGGTCTAATGATAAACATTGGAAATGGGCTACAGAGCCAAACCCTAGAGAAAAATCATCTTTTTTTACAGAAAATATTATTCCGATTAAAGAAAGCGGACAATTAAATTTTATTCACAGCAATGCCTTCGATCAAATTGGTTTTGATGTTTTATTTGTAGATGGTCATACAGAAAAACAGATGTTGCCTAAATTAACATATCAAGGAAAAACAATTGTTTTTGTGGCAGATTTGTTACCAACAATTGGTCATATACCTTTGCCTTATGTAATGGGGTATGACACGAGACCTTTGTTAACATTAAAAGAAAAGGCAGCCTTTTTAAACTTAGCTGCAGATAAAGAATATTATCTTTTTTTAGAGCATGATGCATACAATGAAGTTTGTACAGTACAGCATACAGAAAAAGGAGTTAGATTAAAGAATACACACAAATTTATAGACATATTTAATTAA
- the pbpC gene encoding penicillin-binding protein 1C, whose translation MKITNYIKRHKKKTILVVILLIFYAFCLPSQLFTKPTSTVITSNNNELLGALIAKDGQWRFPHKDSVPQKFKTCLIQFEDEHFYGHPGFNPVSILKALKQNLQAGSVKRGGSTITQQVIRLSRDNKSRTYFEKVKELILATRLEIRASKEKIITFWSSNAPFGGNVVGLDAASWRYYNRKASDLSWAESATLAVLPNAPNLIYPGKNQQKLLVKRNRLLKKLLNKNIIDSLTYELSVLEELPQKPYALPQITPHLLQKINKKNNGEFVKTTINKRLQIQTNLIVNNYYNKLKNNEIFNISVLVLDVKNRKVLTYVGNSKTTKENQKDVDVIDKPRSTGSILKPFLYAAMLDSGDLLPNMLVADVPSNFGSYHPENFNKKYSGAISAKLALSRSLNVPTVRMLQNFGLEKFHHYLQKLKLRDLKKDPNYYGLTLALGGAESNLWDLCKSYASMASTINHYSENSSRYFKNEFCEPTFYADEKINFGEKSSEKIIFDAASIYLTLESLKDVNRPNADQNWAFFDSSKQIAWKTGTSFGFRDAWAIGTTKDYVVGVWVGNADGEGRPGLVGVQAAAPILFDVFDKLPNSEWFEKPFDEMTEIEICAKSGYRATENCEEKTLEFVQNAGLKTKPCPYHVLVNVDASENYQVNTSCERLENIKQKSWFVLPPLMEYYYKDKNPFYKPLPKFRNDCLGEVKNAMKFIYPTEKSTIFLPKNFDGKKNELVLKIAHANKEAILYWYVDNVYVGSTNEIHEFGVNLSIGTHLISATDNLGNEIHQQIIVKE comes from the coding sequence TTGAAAATAACAAACTACATAAAACGTCATAAAAAGAAAACAATATTGGTTGTTATTCTGTTGATTTTTTATGCATTTTGTTTACCAAGTCAATTATTTACAAAGCCAACATCAACTGTAATTACGAGTAATAATAATGAATTGTTGGGCGCGTTAATTGCAAAAGATGGTCAATGGCGTTTTCCGCATAAAGACTCCGTTCCTCAGAAATTTAAAACCTGTTTAATTCAGTTTGAAGATGAGCATTTTTATGGGCATCCAGGGTTTAATCCAGTTTCTATTTTAAAAGCCTTAAAACAAAATTTACAAGCAGGAAGTGTAAAAAGAGGAGGAAGTACCATTACACAACAAGTTATTCGATTAAGTAGAGACAATAAATCTAGAACCTATTTTGAGAAAGTAAAAGAATTAATTTTAGCAACACGTTTAGAAATTAGAGCATCTAAAGAAAAAATTATAACCTTTTGGAGTTCTAATGCGCCTTTCGGCGGAAATGTTGTAGGTTTAGATGCTGCTTCTTGGCGCTACTATAATAGAAAAGCATCAGATTTATCTTGGGCAGAATCTGCAACTTTAGCCGTTTTACCCAATGCGCCAAACTTGATTTATCCCGGGAAAAATCAACAAAAATTATTGGTAAAAAGAAACCGATTGTTAAAAAAGTTACTGAATAAAAATATCATAGATTCTTTAACGTATGAATTATCAGTTTTAGAGGAATTACCACAAAAACCGTATGCACTTCCACAGATTACACCGCATTTATTACAAAAAATCAATAAAAAAAATAATGGAGAATTTGTAAAAACGACCATAAATAAAAGGTTGCAAATTCAAACAAATTTAATTGTAAATAATTATTATAATAAACTGAAAAACAATGAGATATTTAATATTTCTGTTTTGGTTTTAGATGTAAAAAATAGAAAGGTTCTAACCTATGTTGGCAATTCTAAAACTACTAAAGAAAATCAAAAAGACGTAGATGTTATAGATAAGCCAAGAAGTACCGGAAGTATTCTAAAACCCTTTTTGTACGCTGCCATGTTAGATAGCGGAGATTTGTTGCCAAATATGTTGGTTGCAGATGTGCCTTCAAACTTCGGGAGTTATCATCCAGAAAATTTTAACAAAAAGTATTCAGGAGCAATTTCTGCAAAGTTAGCGTTGTCTAGATCTTTAAATGTGCCAACGGTAAGAATGTTACAAAATTTTGGTTTGGAGAAATTTCATCATTATTTGCAAAAATTAAAACTGAGAGATTTAAAGAAAGATCCTAATTATTACGGGCTAACATTGGCTTTAGGTGGTGCAGAAAGTAATTTGTGGGATTTGTGTAAAAGCTATGCATCAATGGCATCTACGATAAATCATTATTCTGAAAACTCTAGCAGGTATTTTAAAAACGAATTTTGTGAACCTACTTTTTATGCGGATGAAAAAATAAACTTCGGAGAAAAATCATCAGAAAAAATTATTTTTGATGCCGCTTCTATTTATCTCACCTTAGAGAGTTTAAAAGATGTAAATAGACCTAATGCAGATCAGAATTGGGCATTTTTTGACTCTTCTAAACAAATTGCTTGGAAAACAGGTACAAGTTTTGGGTTTAGAGACGCTTGGGCAATTGGAACCACAAAAGATTATGTAGTTGGTGTTTGGGTTGGAAATGCAGATGGAGAAGGAAGACCAGGTTTGGTTGGTGTGCAAGCTGCAGCACCTATTTTATTTGATGTTTTTGATAAGTTGCCAAATTCAGAATGGTTTGAGAAGCCTTTTGATGAAATGACCGAAATAGAAATTTGTGCTAAAAGTGGTTACCGAGCAACCGAAAATTGTGAAGAAAAGACACTAGAATTTGTTCAAAATGCTGGTTTAAAGACAAAACCTTGTCCGTATCATGTTTTGGTAAATGTAGATGCATCAGAAAATTATCAAGTAAATACTTCTTGTGAGCGTTTAGAAAATATCAAACAAAAATCATGGTTCGTTTTGCCGCCTTTAATGGAATACTATTATAAGGATAAAAATCCGTTTTATAAACCGTTGCCAAAGTTTAGAAATGATTGTTTGGGTGAAGTAAAAAATGCGATGAAATTTATTTATCCAACGGAAAAGAGTACTATTTTTTTACCAAAAAATTTCGATGGAAAAAAAAATGAGCTGGTTTTAAAAATAGCACATGCAAATAAGGAGGCTATCTTGTATTGGTATGTAGATAACGTTTATGTAGGTAGCACAAATGAGATCCATGAATTTGGGGTGAATTTAAGTATAGGAACTCATCTAATTTCTGCCACAGATAATTTGGGAAATGAAATTCATCAACAAATAATAGTAAAAGAGTAA
- a CDS encoding alpha-2-macroglobulin: protein MKKKNLLLTISILLLIFSCKKEEIKTDNIFKFKEYISYTTSGVVSVASNIEINLAKEVTGWEANQEISTEIISVKPHVSGTVKTVNKHAFVFIPDEILDSDTEYTVNIDLKEIYKDTPQNFEDYTFQFKTIAPNFNIQTNNLQSYSKEYQYLEGVVKSADVISLENAKKLLNASQNGTSKNIVWNESYEKGKVFEFKIDSVQRFVEDTQLAISWDGKAINAESKGENEVLIPGKNNFKVLSLKVNNTSEQYISINFSDQLKKQQNFDGLVTIKNEKKPRFIVNGNELKVFSENKFQGDVLVSVFQGIKNSDNYKLKDAFKETITFEQKKPQIRAISSGTILPNSKDLKFNFEAINVKEVTVRVIKIYEDNVLQFLQENSMNSNNEYQIKRVGRRIVKKTITLIDNKVNNTQKWKAYSVDLAKLMDAEPGAIYRIELSYNKNQAFYECSENQAVNSEFEEETYDDLSKVEDEEAREELYWDNKLYDYKDRNYNWRERDNPCSDSYYYYKEVTQNLLASNLGIIAKKGENNSYFFAVTNILDTKPQAGATIKLFDFQQQEIVSTKTDAEGFANIETSKSAAFAVVSKGNNKGYIRLFDGNSLSLSKFDVSGSKTEKGLKGYIYGERGVWRPGDNVYLTFLLNDADNKLPKNHPVKLEVTDPSGKLVYKKVTSENLNNFYKFTFSTTQEAKTGNYNAKISVGGAKFYKSLKIETVKPNRLKIKVDFNDEVLASNKPINGTLDVKWLHGTPAKNLKAEIKAKVSTANYGFKDYKNYVFTDPSREFSSEEINIFDGKLDENGMAKIDSKLTIGKNAPGMLNVQFLVRAFENGGDFSIDAFTKKYAPFTSFVGLKSPEGNRYGSFFTDENQSFSVVSVDEKGSPVKRDEIEVEVYKIEWRWWWSSSDDNLSRYTSSSYKKPYKTLKISTNSKGKGSFNLNIPEGDRGRFFIRVIDEKSGHATGRTAYFYKNWWQNATSGDKEAAKMLVFSADKEKYNVGETAKITFPSGSEGHALISIENGTKVLETKWVKTTKGTTSVEIPINKNMAPNVFVNISLLQPHHVSENDLPLRLFGVIPLLVEDKNTKLEPQISMPDELQPEKEFVVNISEKDNKAMTYTLAVVEEGLLDLTRFKTPNAFDVFYAREALGVKTWDIFDDVIGAYSGSVDQVFAIGGDGSAAAAKNRKANRFKPVVKFIGPFYLKKGKTASHKITLPNYIGSVRTMVVAGDVTNEAFGNAEKAVPVKKPLMVLATLPRKLSPKEKVTLPITIFAMDKKVKNVTVQVKTSNGIAVIGNKIQKLNFEKPDEKMVYFEMDVLKANGINTVEIIASGNGEKASYKVELDVVNPNPITSKIVDATIKGKESQDINFNTFGVEGSNTAMLELSTIPPINFSGRLEYLIRYPHGCVEQTTSSVFPQLFLNDIFDLTSDKKRQIQENIENGIKRLGNFQQANGGLSYWLGENYTSDWGTTYAGHFMLEAAKKGFVLPLTFKSDFIRYQKNAARNWRPNYRNNYTDLAQAYRLYTLALAGSPDLSAMNRMREFKQISNDAKWRLAAAYALAGQKEASLEIMSTANINFTTSKYNYYSYGSVDRNRAMALETMLITDHKDIKEVAKSIAKELSSSRWMSTQSTAYSLLAIGKMVVKNGGKAINLKYTNGGKTVAVDTQSSMVQRTVKVKNGANSITIKNEDNNVVFARIINSGQLPLGDEISESRGLSTSVQYLDLQGKAININNLKQGQDFVAKIIVSNPKNETVKDIALTQVFPSGWEIVNTRFTDFGTTTKSEARYTDIRDDRVNFYFDLERQSNKSETKTFTVLLNAAYLGAYYLPGIQVEAMYDHDYLVRTKGRWIEVVK from the coding sequence ATGAAAAAGAAAAATTTACTTTTAACAATCTCAATTTTGCTGTTAATTTTCTCTTGTAAAAAGGAAGAAATTAAAACAGATAACATTTTTAAGTTTAAAGAATATATAAGTTATACTACCTCCGGAGTAGTTTCGGTAGCTAGTAATATAGAAATAAATTTAGCCAAAGAAGTTACAGGTTGGGAAGCAAACCAAGAAATTTCAACTGAAATTATTTCTGTGAAACCGCATGTAAGTGGTACCGTTAAAACGGTAAATAAACATGCTTTTGTATTTATACCAGATGAAATCTTAGATTCAGATACAGAATATACTGTTAATATAGATTTGAAAGAAATTTATAAAGATACTCCTCAAAATTTTGAAGATTACACTTTTCAGTTTAAAACAATTGCACCTAATTTTAATATTCAGACAAATAATTTACAATCGTATTCTAAAGAATATCAATATTTAGAAGGAGTTGTAAAATCTGCGGATGTAATTTCATTAGAAAATGCTAAAAAGTTACTGAATGCTTCTCAAAACGGAACATCAAAAAATATCGTTTGGAATGAATCTTATGAGAAAGGTAAAGTTTTTGAGTTCAAAATAGATAGTGTTCAGCGTTTTGTAGAAGACACTCAATTAGCTATTTCTTGGGATGGAAAAGCAATAAATGCGGAGTCTAAAGGTGAAAATGAAGTTTTAATTCCGGGTAAAAACAATTTTAAAGTTCTCAGTCTAAAAGTAAATAATACTTCTGAACAGTATATTTCTATCAACTTTTCTGATCAACTTAAAAAACAACAAAATTTTGACGGTCTGGTAACCATCAAAAATGAAAAAAAACCACGTTTTATTGTCAACGGAAACGAGTTAAAAGTGTTCTCAGAAAATAAGTTTCAAGGAGATGTTTTGGTTTCTGTTTTTCAGGGAATTAAAAATTCTGATAACTATAAATTAAAAGATGCTTTTAAAGAAACCATTACTTTCGAGCAGAAAAAACCACAAATTAGAGCAATAAGTAGCGGAACTATTTTACCAAATTCTAAAGACTTAAAGTTCAATTTTGAAGCGATCAATGTAAAAGAAGTAACGGTTAGAGTCATAAAAATTTACGAAGATAATGTGTTGCAGTTTTTGCAAGAAAATAGCATGAACAGTAATAATGAATATCAAATTAAACGCGTTGGTAGACGTATTGTAAAGAAAACGATTACATTAATTGATAACAAAGTAAATAATACACAAAAATGGAAAGCGTATAGTGTAGATTTGGCTAAATTGATGGACGCAGAACCGGGGGCTATTTATAGAATAGAATTGAGTTATAATAAAAATCAAGCATTTTATGAATGTTCAGAAAATCAAGCTGTAAACTCAGAGTTTGAAGAGGAAACATATGACGATTTAAGTAAAGTTGAGGACGAAGAAGCAAGGGAAGAGTTGTATTGGGATAACAAATTATACGATTATAAAGACCGTAATTATAACTGGCGAGAAAGAGACAATCCTTGTTCAGATTCTTATTATTACTATAAAGAAGTAACTCAGAATTTATTAGCTTCTAATTTGGGTATTATCGCCAAAAAAGGTGAAAATAATTCTTATTTCTTTGCCGTAACTAATATTTTAGATACCAAACCGCAAGCAGGAGCTACTATTAAATTATTTGATTTTCAGCAACAAGAAATTGTATCCACTAAAACAGATGCAGAAGGGTTTGCAAATATTGAGACCTCTAAAAGTGCCGCTTTTGCGGTGGTTTCTAAAGGAAATAATAAAGGGTACATTAGATTGTTCGACGGGAATTCTTTGTCTTTAAGTAAGTTTGATGTTTCCGGAAGTAAAACCGAAAAAGGCTTAAAAGGATATATTTATGGGGAACGCGGAGTTTGGCGCCCAGGCGATAATGTGTATTTAACGTTCTTGTTGAATGATGCAGATAACAAATTACCAAAAAATCATCCTGTAAAATTAGAAGTTACAGACCCGAGTGGTAAATTAGTATACAAAAAAGTAACATCAGAAAACTTAAATAATTTTTACAAGTTTACTTTTTCAACTACTCAAGAAGCAAAAACAGGAAACTACAATGCTAAAATTTCTGTAGGTGGCGCAAAATTTTACAAGTCTTTAAAAATAGAAACAGTAAAACCAAATCGGTTAAAAATTAAAGTAGATTTTAATGATGAGGTTTTGGCTAGCAACAAACCCATTAACGGAACTTTAGATGTAAAATGGTTGCACGGAACACCAGCGAAAAATCTTAAAGCAGAAATTAAAGCAAAAGTTTCTACGGCAAATTATGGTTTTAAAGATTATAAGAATTACGTTTTTACAGATCCATCAAGAGAGTTTTCATCCGAAGAAATAAATATTTTTGATGGGAAGTTAGATGAAAACGGAATGGCAAAAATTGATAGTAAATTAACTATTGGTAAAAATGCTCCGGGTATGTTAAACGTTCAATTTTTGGTAAGAGCTTTTGAAAACGGAGGTGATTTTTCTATAGATGCTTTTACTAAAAAATATGCACCATTTACCTCTTTTGTAGGGTTAAAATCTCCAGAAGGAAATAGATATGGTTCTTTTTTTACAGATGAAAATCAGTCTTTTTCTGTGGTTTCGGTTGATGAAAAAGGAAGTCCAGTTAAAAGAGATGAAATAGAGGTAGAAGTTTATAAAATTGAATGGCGTTGGTGGTGGAGTTCTTCAGATGATAACTTGTCGAGATATACTTCTAGTAGTTATAAGAAACCATACAAAACTTTAAAAATTAGCACGAACTCTAAAGGGAAAGGAAGTTTTAATTTGAATATTCCAGAAGGAGATAGAGGTCGTTTTTTTATTAGAGTAATTGATGAAAAAAGTGGACACGCAACAGGTAGAACGGCTTATTTCTATAAAAATTGGTGGCAAAATGCTACTTCTGGAGATAAAGAAGCTGCTAAAATGTTGGTTTTTTCCGCAGATAAAGAAAAATACAATGTTGGTGAAACTGCTAAAATTACATTCCCTTCTGGTAGTGAGGGACATGCTTTAATAAGTATAGAAAATGGTACAAAAGTTTTAGAAACCAAATGGGTAAAAACAACGAAAGGAACAACTTCTGTAGAAATTCCTATTAACAAAAATATGGCGCCGAATGTGTTTGTAAATATTTCATTATTACAACCGCACCATGTCTCAGAAAACGATTTGCCTTTAAGGTTGTTTGGTGTAATTCCACTTTTAGTAGAAGATAAAAATACCAAGTTAGAGCCTCAAATTTCAATGCCAGATGAGTTGCAACCAGAAAAGGAATTTGTTGTAAATATTTCAGAAAAAGACAACAAAGCCATGACCTATACTTTGGCGGTCGTAGAAGAAGGTCTATTAGATTTAACACGCTTTAAAACGCCAAATGCCTTTGATGTTTTCTATGCAAGAGAAGCTTTAGGTGTAAAAACGTGGGATATTTTTGATGATGTAATTGGTGCGTATTCGGGTAGTGTAGATCAAGTTTTTGCCATTGGTGGAGATGGAAGTGCTGCTGCTGCAAAAAATAGAAAAGCCAACAGATTTAAACCAGTTGTAAAATTTATTGGTCCGTTTTATCTTAAAAAAGGAAAAACAGCATCACATAAAATTACGTTACCAAATTATATTGGCTCTGTAAGAACCATGGTGGTTGCGGGTGATGTTACTAATGAAGCTTTTGGAAATGCAGAAAAAGCAGTTCCTGTTAAAAAGCCTTTGATGGTGTTGGCTACGTTGCCAAGAAAATTATCGCCAAAAGAAAAAGTTACGTTGCCAATTACCATTTTTGCAATGGATAAAAAAGTAAAAAATGTAACCGTACAGGTAAAAACGTCTAACGGAATTGCTGTTATCGGCAACAAGATTCAAAAACTTAATTTTGAGAAACCAGATGAAAAAATGGTGTATTTTGAAATGGATGTTTTAAAAGCAAACGGCATCAATACTGTTGAAATTATTGCATCCGGAAACGGAGAAAAAGCATCTTATAAAGTAGAGTTAGATGTTGTAAACCCAAACCCAATTACGTCTAAGATTGTTGATGCAACAATTAAAGGAAAAGAATCGCAAGATATCAACTTTAATACGTTTGGAGTAGAAGGTTCTAATACAGCCATGTTAGAATTATCTACCATTCCTCCAATTAATTTTTCTGGAAGATTAGAGTATCTAATTCGGTATCCGCATGGTTGTGTAGAACAAACGACTTCGAGTGTTTTTCCGCAATTATTTTTGAATGATATTTTCGACTTAACGTCGGATAAAAAACGTCAGATTCAAGAAAATATAGAAAACGGAATTAAAAGATTAGGGAATTTTCAGCAAGCAAATGGAGGTTTGAGTTATTGGCTTGGAGAAAATTACACGAGCGATTGGGGAACCACCTATGCAGGTCATTTTATGTTAGAAGCTGCTAAAAAAGGATTTGTTTTACCGTTAACTTTTAAGAGCGATTTTATCAGATATCAGAAAAATGCTGCAAGAAATTGGAGACCAAATTACAGAAATAATTATACAGATTTAGCACAAGCTTATCGTTTATATACGTTGGCTTTGGCTGGCAGTCCAGATTTGTCTGCGATGAACAGAATGCGCGAGTTTAAACAAATTTCTAACGACGCAAAATGGCGTTTGGCTGCAGCGTATGCTTTGGCAGGACAAAAAGAAGCAAGTTTAGAAATTATGAGTACGGCAAACATCAACTTTACAACCTCTAAATATAATTATTATTCTTACGGTTCTGTAGATAGAAACCGAGCAATGGCTTTAGAAACCATGTTAATTACCGATCATAAAGACATTAAAGAGGTAGCGAAATCTATTGCAAAAGAATTGTCTAGCAGTAGATGGATGAGCACACAATCTACTGCATATAGTTTGTTAGCTATTGGTAAGATGGTGGTTAAAAACGGAGGGAAAGCCATCAACTTAAAGTACACGAACGGAGGGAAAACGGTTGCTGTAGATACGCAAAGTTCTATGGTGCAAAGAACTGTTAAAGTTAAAAACGGAGCAAACTCCATCACTATAAAAAATGAGGATAACAATGTTGTTTTTGCAAGAATTATCAACTCAGGGCAGTTGCCTCTGGGTGATGAGATTTCGGAAAGTAGAGGTTTAAGTACGTCTGTTCAGTATTTAGATTTACAGGGAAAAGCTATAAATATTAATAATTTGAAACAAGGTCAAGATTTTGTGGCAAAAATTATTGTGAGCAATCCTAAAAATGAAACGGTTAAAGATATTGCGTTAACGCAAGTTTTTCCATCAGGATGGGAAATTGTGAACACCCGTTTTACAGATTTTGGAACGACTACAAAAAGTGAAGCTCGTTATACGGATATTAGAGATGATCGTGTTAATTTTTATTTTGATTTGGAACGTCAATCTAACAAATCGGAAACAAAAACGTTTACTGTATTATTGAATGCAGCGTATTTAGGAGCTTATTATTTACCAGGAATTCAAGTAGAAGCGATGTATGATCATGATTATTTAGTTAGAACAAAAGGACGTTGGATTGAAGTGGTGAAGTAA
- the folB gene encoding dihydroneopterin aldolase codes for MGIIQVNNIKLYAFHGCLDEEAKIGSEYSVDVEIKANLKKSSRTDELEDTVDYVHLNRIVKEEMAIRSKLLEEVAQRILNRIFKEISRVKKAKVSVAKINPPIGGNVEEVVIILTEKR; via the coding sequence ATGGGAATAATACAAGTAAACAACATAAAACTCTATGCTTTTCATGGATGTTTAGACGAAGAAGCCAAAATAGGAAGCGAATATAGCGTTGATGTAGAAATTAAGGCAAATTTAAAAAAATCATCTAGAACAGATGAATTGGAAGACACCGTAGATTATGTGCACTTAAACCGTATTGTAAAAGAAGAAATGGCCATTCGTTCTAAACTTTTAGAAGAAGTGGCACAGAGAATCTTAAATAGAATATTTAAAGAAATTTCTAGAGTAAAAAAAGCGAAGGTTTCTGTAGCTAAGATTAATCCGCCAATCGGTGGAAATGTAGAAGAAGTAGTAATTATTCTTACAGAAAAAAGATAA